In a genomic window of Lacrimispora sp. BS-2:
- a CDS encoding metal ABC transporter substrate-binding protein: MKKLIACLSAGLMIMGALTACSNTNATTKTSNNHKLSVVCTIFPEYDWVKEILGSHGNNGEITMLMDSGVDLHSYQPTADDIIKISNCDMFIYVGGESDHWVKDALKEAKNKDMVVVNLLEVLGDTVKEEEIVEGMESEEEEAQEGHDEGPEYDEHVWLSLKNAKTLCNHIASKLGEIDSANAADYSANADAYEKKLDQLDESYQQTVNSAKQNAVLFGDRFPFRYLADDYGLTYYAAFVGCSAETEASFETIAFLSKKVDELGLNAVLTIEGTKHKIAETIVQNTKDKNQAIRSMDSMQSITSRDAESGATYLSIMEANLEVLKDTLN, encoded by the coding sequence GACTTATGATAATGGGAGCCCTTACTGCCTGCTCCAACACAAATGCAACAACAAAGACCAGCAACAACCATAAACTAAGCGTGGTATGCACAATTTTCCCGGAATACGATTGGGTGAAAGAAATTCTCGGCAGCCATGGCAACAATGGGGAAATCACCATGCTTATGGATAGCGGCGTGGACCTGCACAGCTATCAGCCGACAGCGGATGATATCATCAAAATCTCAAACTGCGATATGTTTATCTATGTGGGCGGCGAATCCGACCACTGGGTAAAGGATGCCTTAAAGGAAGCCAAAAACAAAGATATGGTAGTGGTCAATCTCCTGGAAGTTCTTGGCGACACGGTCAAAGAGGAAGAAATCGTTGAAGGAATGGAATCAGAGGAAGAAGAAGCCCAGGAGGGCCACGATGAAGGCCCGGAATATGACGAACACGTCTGGCTGTCACTGAAAAATGCCAAAACCTTATGTAATCATATTGCATCAAAGCTGGGCGAAATCGACAGTGCAAACGCTGCAGATTATTCCGCAAACGCAGATGCCTATGAAAAAAAACTGGATCAATTGGATGAAAGCTACCAGCAGACAGTAAACTCTGCAAAACAGAATGCAGTGCTGTTTGGGGACCGTTTCCCCTTCCGCTATCTGGCAGATGATTACGGACTTACCTATTATGCTGCTTTTGTGGGCTGCTCGGCTGAAACAGAAGCAAGCTTTGAGACCATTGCCTTTCTTTCAAAAAAGGTTGATGAATTAGGTCTTAACGCTGTGCTCACGATAGAAGGCACTAAGCATAAAATCGCCGAAACCATCGTCCAAAACACAAAGGACAAAAATCAGGCAATACGTTCCATGGATTCCATGCAATCCATCACTTCCAGAGATGCAGAAAGTGGTGCCACCTATCTTTCCATTATGGAGGCGAATCTGGAAGTGCTGAAAGATACATTAAATTAA
- a CDS encoding type II secretion system F family protein, with protein MRYENYVLTPVQWCLYGFQGLAAAGLFAYVFYRSIASFLLFVPMVFIFPMIKKRELKEGRLQQLNLEFKEGILLLASFLSAGYSVENAFSASVKELILLYGEEGMVSKEFSHIESQIRMNRSVEQALSEFAGRSGLDDVKNFAEVFAAAKRSGGELVSIISHTADVIRDKVQVRQEILTMTASKQFEQKIMSIIPFFIVLYIDITSPGFFNIMYSTGIGRVLMTLCMVIYIVAIGIAKRIMRIEI; from the coding sequence TTGAGATATGAAAACTATGTTCTGACACCGGTTCAGTGGTGCCTGTATGGATTTCAGGGCCTGGCAGCTGCAGGGCTTTTCGCTTACGTCTTTTACCGCAGCATTGCGTCATTTCTGTTATTTGTTCCAATGGTTTTTATTTTCCCTATGATTAAAAAAAGAGAGTTAAAGGAAGGCCGGCTTCAGCAATTGAATCTGGAATTTAAAGAGGGCATTCTGCTTTTAGCTTCCTTCTTAAGTGCCGGTTATTCTGTGGAGAACGCGTTTTCTGCTTCTGTAAAGGAATTGATTTTACTTTATGGGGAGGAGGGGATGGTTTCTAAGGAATTCAGCCATATTGAGAGCCAGATCCGGATGAACCGTTCGGTGGAGCAGGCGCTTTCTGAATTTGCTGGCCGCAGCGGTCTTGATGATGTTAAAAACTTTGCGGAGGTATTTGCCGCGGCAAAGCGAAGCGGGGGAGAGCTGGTTTCGATCATCAGCCACACGGCGGATGTAATAAGGGATAAGGTACAGGTTAGACAGGAGATTTTAACGATGACAGCCTCAAAACAGTTTGAACAAAAAATCATGAGCATAATCCCTTTCTTTATTGTCCTTTACATTGATATAACTTCTCCCGGATTTTTTAACATCATGTACAGTACGGGGATCGGAAGGGTCCTTATGACCCTGTGCATGGTCATTTACATCGTGGCCATAGGGATTGCAAAGCGGATTATGAGGATTGAGATATAG
- a CDS encoding DUF5702 domain-containing protein produces the protein MRKSGQVTVFFSMALLCIFSLMCGLIESARTAGSRSYLKLAADSAMDSVFSRYHREAWETYRLFLLECENDDELEEAWKGFMKPYMDSSGWYSMDVEKADTMELFRITDGGGQYLKQEILDYMKYGIFESMTDEKSTEDLLKNLKEAKAVKQLSGSFRDHEREAVRLERALEDINDSLKQQKAYWQAAYERIRDYDGPGFRREADRLKGEMNRIPGLVKTYGKRADELKSSISETNKGLSAAQDELSQEVREALNGDTSCYGSYVNQDGERRQEIEALPGRMEQLKQVMDHARERSFEVESIIDNWDSDDEEDEGPDLSQLWGSVGEIWVKADLPFLSYSNGVKDPEKQRLLEQVEGFMQTGLLSMILPDGKEISKGILSDGSFPSVTCGEGQVLEAGLIDRILFGEYCGHFLTSFLSEEDKEVKYEVEYLVSGKKTDEENLKQTVLDILMIREGMNLIHILSDGQKREEAMALAGLITGSVGLAPLTGIVAFFVMSIWALGEAIVDVRMLLEGKKVAFLKSGATWKLSLDGLLELGRTGTCTGGKDDENGIGYTSYLKLLLFLGEPGQQHYRLMDVIQMNLCRKQADFRMVHCVYQAEVRGTVRSRHMFFGGNNPFYPVEVRTEKAY, from the coding sequence ATGCGCAAAAGCGGACAGGTAACAGTGTTTTTCAGTATGGCCCTTTTATGCATATTCAGCCTGATGTGCGGGCTTATAGAGTCCGCACGGACTGCTGGATCCAGGAGCTATCTAAAGCTTGCGGCAGATTCTGCCATGGACTCTGTATTCAGCAGATACCACAGAGAAGCCTGGGAAACATATCGTCTCTTTCTTCTGGAATGTGAGAATGATGATGAGCTGGAGGAGGCATGGAAGGGATTCATGAAGCCTTATATGGACAGCTCCGGCTGGTATTCCATGGATGTGGAAAAGGCAGATACAATGGAGCTTTTTCGTATTACCGACGGGGGAGGGCAGTATTTAAAGCAGGAGATACTGGATTACATGAAGTACGGAATCTTTGAAAGTATGACAGATGAAAAGAGTACAGAAGACCTGCTTAAGAACTTAAAGGAAGCAAAAGCCGTGAAACAGTTATCCGGATCTTTCCGTGACCATGAACGGGAAGCTGTCCGGCTGGAAAGGGCTTTGGAGGATATCAATGATTCTTTAAAGCAGCAGAAGGCTTACTGGCAGGCTGCCTATGAAAGAATCAGGGATTATGACGGTCCTGGATTCCGAAGAGAGGCGGATCGGCTAAAGGGGGAAATGAACAGGATCCCTGGCCTAGTAAAGACTTATGGGAAAAGGGCAGATGAATTAAAAAGCAGCATAAGCGAAACAAACAAAGGCTTATCAGCAGCTCAGGATGAATTAAGCCAGGAAGTCCGTGAGGCTTTGAACGGTGATACCTCCTGCTATGGATCCTATGTAAACCAGGATGGGGAGCGAAGGCAGGAAATTGAGGCTCTTCCCGGGCGGATGGAACAGTTGAAACAGGTTATGGACCATGCAAGGGAACGTTCCTTTGAGGTAGAGAGCATTATTGATAACTGGGACAGTGATGATGAAGAGGATGAAGGTCCTGATCTGTCCCAACTGTGGGGGTCTGTAGGGGAAATATGGGTTAAGGCAGACCTCCCATTCCTTTCTTATTCCAATGGAGTGAAGGACCCGGAAAAACAGAGACTTCTGGAACAGGTGGAAGGATTCATGCAGACAGGGCTTTTATCTATGATTCTGCCTGATGGAAAGGAAATATCAAAAGGCATTTTGTCTGACGGTTCTTTTCCTTCCGTCACCTGTGGGGAAGGTCAGGTGCTGGAGGCGGGCCTTATAGACCGGATATTGTTCGGGGAGTATTGCGGCCATTTTCTCACAAGCTTTCTCTCAGAGGAGGATAAGGAGGTAAAGTATGAAGTGGAGTATCTGGTTTCAGGGAAGAAAACAGATGAGGAGAACTTAAAGCAGACGGTTTTAGATATTCTCATGATAAGGGAAGGCATGAACTTAATTCATATTCTTTCAGACGGCCAGAAACGGGAAGAGGCAATGGCTTTAGCCGGCCTTATTACCGGATCTGTGGGCCTGGCTCCTCTTACCGGAATTGTTGCATTTTTTGTAATGAGCATCTGGGCACTTGGGGAGGCGATCGTGGATGTGAGAATGCTCTTGGAGGGAAAAAAGGTGGCCTTTCTTAAATCAGGAGCTACCTGGAAGCTGTCACTGGACGGTCTTCTGGAATTAGGAAGAACGGGAACATGTACAGGCGGAAAAGATGATGAAAATGGAATTGGTTATACAAGCTATTTAAAGCTTCTTCTTTTTTTGGGAGAGCCTGGGCAGCAGCATTATCGTCTTATGGATGTGATCCAGATGAATTTATGCAGGAAACAGGCGGATTTTCGTATGGTGCACTGCGTTTATCAGGCAGAGGTAAGAGGAACTGTGAGATCAAGGCATATGTTTTTCGGAGGGAATAATCCCTTCTATCCGGTGGAAGTCCGGACAGAAAAAGCATATTAA
- a CDS encoding prepilin peptidase, whose amino-acid sequence MLESINKILFGVFLLAAAWEDGREKAVSVWLFKTAGIAGVILTFLRGDIGAERLLSCMVGVGLLLLSRLTGEAIGMGDGWFFVVSGLFLRVLLNLKLLIYGIFLNGIVCGGICLLAWLRGRDVKKQSVPFLPFLVPVWIGLVML is encoded by the coding sequence ATGCTGGAAAGCATAAATAAAATATTATTTGGGGTATTTTTACTGGCGGCTGCCTGGGAAGACGGAAGAGAAAAGGCTGTCAGCGTGTGGCTTTTTAAGACGGCAGGCATAGCCGGAGTAATTCTGACTTTTTTACGGGGAGATATTGGAGCAGAACGGCTGTTAAGCTGTATGGTTGGGGTGGGACTCCTGCTCCTTAGCCGGTTAACAGGTGAGGCAATTGGCATGGGAGATGGCTGGTTTTTTGTAGTCAGCGGCCTTTTTTTAAGAGTACTTTTGAACCTGAAGTTATTGATCTATGGAATCTTTTTAAACGGTATCGTCTGTGGTGGAATTTGTCTTTTGGCCTGGCTGCGGGGAAGGGATGTAAAAAAGCAATCAGTACCCTTTCTTCCATTTCTGGTTCCTGTATGGATTGGACTGGTGATGCTGTGA
- a CDS encoding Flp1 family type IVb pilin yields MLTLVNRQIRDFLREEDGVGVIEVVLILVVLIGLVIIFKKQITTLLDNVFKEINSQSKEVY; encoded by the coding sequence ATGCTGACATTGGTAAACAGACAGATCAGGGATTTTTTAAGGGAAGAAGATGGAGTAGGTGTTATAGAAGTAGTGCTGATTCTGGTGGTTTTAATCGGACTTGTTATTATATTTAAAAAGCAGATAACGACTCTTCTTGATAACGTATTTAAGGAAATTAACAGTCAGTCTAAAGAGGTGTATTGA
- a CDS encoding ABC transporter ATP-binding protein: protein MAQLTCNNLSIGYDGKTVLKGLDFSVNSGDYLCIVGENGSGKSTLMKTILHLLTPLEGSIVIENSLQPGGFGYLPQQTIVQKDFPASVREIVLSGCLNRCGLRPYYNREEKQLSLENMEKMGISHLSRRCYRELSGGQQQRVLLARALCAAGKMLLLDEPVSGLDPKATAEMYELIRNLNEEGITIIMISHDIGAAVNYASHILHLGNPCFFGTKDEYLSTGIGKAFSTQDGGKEA from the coding sequence GTGGCACAGCTAACATGCAACAACTTAAGCATTGGGTATGACGGTAAAACTGTCCTGAAAGGACTTGACTTTTCCGTAAACAGCGGAGATTATCTCTGTATTGTGGGAGAAAACGGCTCCGGTAAAAGCACGCTCATGAAAACCATCCTGCACCTTCTGACTCCCCTTGAAGGAAGCATTGTTATAGAAAACAGCCTGCAGCCGGGGGGATTTGGATATCTGCCCCAGCAGACAATCGTGCAAAAGGATTTTCCTGCTTCAGTCAGGGAAATCGTCTTATCCGGCTGCTTAAACCGCTGCGGGCTGCGTCCCTATTACAATCGGGAAGAAAAGCAGCTTTCCCTTGAAAACATGGAGAAAATGGGGATCTCTCATTTATCCAGACGGTGTTACAGGGAATTGTCCGGAGGCCAGCAGCAACGGGTTTTGCTGGCCCGGGCGCTGTGCGCCGCCGGAAAAATGCTGCTGCTTGACGAGCCTGTTTCAGGTCTTGATCCAAAGGCTACTGCCGAGATGTATGAATTAATCCGTAACTTAAATGAGGAAGGCATCACCATTATTATGATATCTCATGATATTGGAGCCGCCGTAAACTATGCAAGCCATATCCTTCATTTGGGAAATCCCTGTTTTTTCGGGACAAAGGACGAATATTTAAGTACCGGCATTGGTAAAGCATTTTCAACTCAGGATGGAGGCAAAGAAGCATGA
- a CDS encoding immunoglobulin-like domain-containing protein encodes MLRKGSRTWRFPFSKVQTACLVSGIALYVAMKLFFSPGGQAVSEGGGLKRAEPGRGETTYDILVSGLDRESGDRKIPVKIPVRERQYGAEEVRELFQRIQPELIKQMLGENESLEEVRRDLNLKNSLGDYGLRISWESDNPQVIDSFGIVHNEEIPEEGETVWLRARIKAGGHEGQYEFKVTVYPPALTQEEKAASAFLQWIGQMDLKQQTEDRLLLPSVYEGKRLKYFLPETADFRILPVLGLLLAALLHIKEGFDRKSLAKMREQQLLLDYSEVVSKLVVYIGAGLTVRGAWERIAAGYKESVKQGKRNVRPAYEEMVKTAWQLGTGLSEGRAYSEFGRRCGLQVYIKLSALLEQSQKNGSRQLRPALELEMVSAFEQRKNLAKKLGEEAGTRLLLPLLMMLGVVMVMIVVPAFLAFY; translated from the coding sequence ATGTTAAGAAAAGGCAGCAGAACATGGAGATTTCCTTTTTCTAAAGTACAGACAGCCTGTTTAGTTTCCGGGATTGCCTTATATGTTGCCATGAAGCTGTTTTTTTCACCAGGCGGGCAGGCGGTATCTGAAGGAGGAGGGCTTAAACGGGCAGAGCCGGGCCGGGGAGAAACTACTTACGATATTCTGGTATCCGGGCTTGACCGGGAGAGTGGTGACAGGAAGATACCGGTTAAAATTCCTGTCAGGGAGCGGCAGTATGGGGCTGAAGAAGTAAGGGAGCTGTTTCAGAGGATCCAGCCTGAGCTGATAAAGCAGATGCTTGGAGAAAATGAGTCCCTGGAGGAGGTGAGAAGAGACTTAAATTTAAAGAACAGCCTGGGAGATTATGGGCTTAGAATCAGCTGGGAGTCTGATAATCCCCAGGTGATCGATTCCTTTGGAATCGTTCACAATGAGGAAATACCGGAAGAGGGAGAAACGGTCTGGCTAAGGGCCAGAATAAAGGCTGGGGGTCATGAAGGCCAATATGAGTTTAAAGTGACGGTCTATCCGCCCGCCCTTACCCAGGAAGAAAAGGCTGCCTCTGCCTTTCTCCAGTGGATAGGCCAGATGGATCTTAAACAGCAGACGGAAGACCGCCTGTTACTGCCGTCGGTTTATGAGGGGAAAAGGCTAAAGTACTTCCTGCCTGAAACGGCAGATTTCCGGATATTACCGGTACTGGGACTTTTACTGGCAGCGCTACTACATATAAAAGAAGGGTTTGACAGGAAAAGCCTGGCAAAGATGCGGGAGCAGCAATTGCTGTTGGATTATTCTGAGGTAGTTTCCAAGCTGGTAGTATACATCGGGGCAGGTCTTACGGTCCGGGGAGCCTGGGAGAGGATTGCGGCTGGCTATAAGGAGTCGGTGAAGCAGGGAAAGAGAAATGTGCGTCCGGCGTATGAAGAGATGGTGAAAACAGCTTGGCAGCTTGGCACTGGATTGTCGGAAGGACGGGCTTACAGTGAATTTGGAAGGCGCTGCGGGTTACAGGTCTACATAAAACTTTCCGCTCTTCTGGAACAAAGTCAGAAAAACGGAAGCAGACAGCTACGCCCTGCTTTGGAGCTTGAGATGGTCTCGGCTTTTGAGCAAAGAAAGAACCTGGCGAAAAAGCTGGGAGAAGAAGCTGGAACCAGGCTTTTGCTGCCTCTGCTTATGATGCTGGGAGTGGTCATGGTCATGATTGTGGTTCCTGCGTTCCTGGCATTTTATTAG
- a CDS encoding DUF6382 domain-containing protein, whose protein sequence is MKAAYRREMKHNYLILEPEEAGYESYEIHMMAANRIEGLLKFHVKQVDNRKFYYYEITSKQPLNRVLECHSLGGEELKKFIGDIGRTLEKLEAYLLKEKQILLEPEYIYVEPEQFTVSLCLVPGSQAGFPGEMTELLRYLLGKVNHQDKECVVMAYGLYQESLKENYGIKDLLEIAGKNCARRNESDESLPKPEGDNKPEESHISPQPYFLNQEMEERNSFFNIKEKGAVLIIPILAMLGIAAALWLVFGMEGIRKFWYGVPLAGVFSVLAVFTVWKKESGQLKEIMVKREEGDHQPGADFDWQMTFEEEIKEKAPKHETGDEEVIQTVLLTDTTADKNLRYLRAVGSDVEDIVITYVPFLIGKQEGMVDCVLTGEAVSRIHARIDREGEEYRISDLNSTNGTSVNGRLLETNETVALKKGDEVFIANFPFIFT, encoded by the coding sequence ATGAAGGCAGCATACAGACGGGAAATGAAGCACAATTATTTAATCCTGGAACCAGAGGAAGCCGGATATGAAAGTTATGAAATACATATGATGGCGGCAAACAGGATAGAAGGATTGCTGAAATTCCATGTAAAGCAGGTGGATAACCGGAAGTTTTATTATTATGAGATCACTTCTAAGCAGCCTTTAAACAGAGTTCTTGAATGCCATAGCCTTGGAGGGGAGGAGCTTAAGAAGTTTATAGGAGATATTGGGCGGACTTTGGAGAAGCTGGAAGCTTATCTGCTTAAGGAAAAACAGATCCTTCTGGAACCGGAATATATTTATGTTGAACCGGAGCAGTTTACGGTTTCCCTTTGCCTTGTTCCTGGAAGTCAGGCAGGATTTCCGGGGGAAATGACTGAACTGCTTCGCTATCTTCTGGGTAAGGTCAACCATCAGGATAAAGAATGCGTAGTAATGGCTTATGGCCTTTATCAGGAAAGCCTTAAGGAAAATTACGGGATAAAGGACCTTCTTGAAATTGCCGGAAAAAATTGTGCAAGGAGAAACGAAAGCGATGAAAGTCTCCCCAAGCCGGAAGGAGACAACAAACCGGAAGAAAGCCATATCTCTCCTCAACCCTATTTTCTAAACCAGGAAATGGAAGAAAGGAATAGTTTTTTTAATATAAAAGAGAAAGGAGCTGTTCTTATTATCCCAATATTAGCCATGCTTGGCATAGCCGCAGCTTTATGGCTGGTTTTTGGCATGGAAGGGATCAGGAAATTCTGGTATGGGGTGCCTTTGGCCGGGGTTTTCTCAGTTTTAGCAGTTTTTACCGTATGGAAGAAAGAGTCCGGGCAGCTAAAGGAGATCATGGTAAAAAGGGAAGAGGGGGATCATCAGCCAGGGGCGGACTTTGACTGGCAAATGACGTTTGAAGAAGAAATAAAGGAAAAGGCGCCTAAACATGAAACTGGAGATGAGGAAGTAATTCAAACGGTCCTGTTGACCGATACAACGGCTGATAAAAACCTCCGGTATTTACGTGCGGTTGGCAGTGATGTGGAAGACATTGTAATTACTTATGTTCCCTTTTTAATTGGAAAGCAGGAAGGCATGGTTGACTGTGTCCTTACCGGAGAAGCCGTCAGCAGGATTCACGCCAGGATAGATCGGGAAGGAGAGGAATACCGTATCAGCGACTTAAATTCTACCAATGGAACGTCAGTCAATGGACGGTTATTAGAAACTAATGAGACAGTTGCTTTGAAAAAGGGAGATGAGGTTTTTATCGCAAATTTCCCGTTTATATTTACATAA
- a CDS encoding metal ABC transporter permease yields MSALIEKLALYFEYPFVRYALIVGILIALCSSLLGVTLVLKRFSFIGDGLSHVAFGGIAIATVLKLTNQMLLILPVTIVCAILLLRTGQNAKIKGDAAVAMISVGALALGYLLMNIFSTSANLAGDVCSTLFGSTSILTLTKTEVWLCAALSVVVIAVFLLFYHKIFAVTFDEDFAKATGTKADQYNLLIAVITAIIIVLAMNLVGSLLISALVIFPALSAMRLFKNFKSVILCSAILSVFCAVLGILTSILAGTPVGSTIVAANIAAFSICSLIGWIWGGVRG; encoded by the coding sequence ATGAGTGCATTAATTGAAAAATTAGCCTTGTATTTTGAATATCCTTTTGTACGTTATGCGCTGATTGTAGGAATATTGATCGCTCTCTGCTCCTCTCTGCTGGGGGTTACACTGGTGTTAAAGCGATTTTCCTTTATCGGCGACGGACTTTCCCATGTTGCCTTTGGAGGGATTGCAATTGCAACAGTGTTGAAGCTGACCAATCAGATGCTGCTCATTTTGCCGGTCACGATTGTGTGTGCAATTCTTCTGCTTCGCACCGGACAAAACGCAAAAATCAAGGGCGATGCGGCTGTCGCAATGATTTCCGTTGGCGCTCTGGCCCTGGGCTATCTGCTCATGAATATTTTTTCCACCTCAGCCAACCTGGCAGGAGACGTATGCAGTACCCTGTTTGGCTCAACCTCCATTCTGACATTGACAAAGACTGAGGTATGGCTTTGCGCCGCCCTTTCGGTTGTCGTTATAGCCGTATTCCTTCTTTTTTACCATAAGATATTTGCGGTCACCTTTGATGAAGACTTTGCAAAGGCCACCGGCACGAAAGCGGACCAATATAACCTTCTGATCGCTGTCATCACAGCCATTATCATTGTACTTGCCATGAATCTGGTAGGCTCACTGCTGATCTCCGCTTTAGTCATCTTTCCGGCGCTCTCGGCAATGCGTTTATTTAAAAACTTTAAGTCAGTGATCCTTTGTTCTGCAATCCTCTCCGTTTTCTGCGCCGTACTGGGCATTCTAACGTCCATTCTGGCCGGAACACCGGTGGGATCAACCATTGTTGCCGCCAATATCGCCGCCTTTTCCATATGCTCCCTCATTGGTTGGATCTGGGGAGGTGTCAGGGGATGA